A stretch of DNA from Pseudomonadota bacterium:
ATAAAGCACATCAGTAGCAGCGTAGGTCAGCTGATCAGGTGAAAGCTCATAAGCTCCCCAGTCCGATGTTTGCTGCTGTTTTGAAATTTCAATTCCTAAGATCTCTAAACAAAGATCCTTCAACCCATGCTTATCCGTATAAGTGCGTGATAACTTCGAAGCTATTTTTGTGCAGTAAAGTGGCATACACATCACACCTAGATATTTAGAAATTGCAGTAACATCAAACCGGGCAAAGTGAAAGATCTTGGTCAGATTTGGATCAGCTAATATACGCTTAAGATTCGGTGCATCATAGGTTTTACGATCCAATTGCACCACATGACAGACTCCATCCCCTGCACTCAACTGCACGACACATAACTGATCCCGGTGGATATTAAGCCCCATCGCTTCAGTGTCCACCGCCACTGAATCTTTGAATTGCACAGAGTCAGGCAAATCACCTTGGTGAAAGTGAATGTCGGGAATCGAGTGTGTGGTCATGTTGGTGCCTCTGTGTTGGTTCAGCGGGAATCATACAAATGACCTTTGTTTCTTAGGTACTGCAAAGGCCCAATCTTATCGATCAAATCCCACATTCTTGGTATCAAATTTTCTGACAGAATGCACCCATTTTTAATAACGCTCTATTAACCTGAATTTTGGATAAGAGATAACTGCACTTTCTGCCCGCAGGCCGTCATCTTGAACACTGATTTTCCGAACATGCGAATGTAAAGTCGCACGAATTGGAAAATCTTTGCGATCTCTAGCTCCTAGGATCTAGAGGACTGTTATCAATGGTTAGCACTGCTGATGTTTTTGCGCCTGAAACAAGCTGTTTAAACTGAGCAATTGGTATGATTGTTTTTCCTGATTGATTATTGGATGCTACATAAGTTAATACAACTGGTTGATTTGGTTGTAAGAATTTAATTTTTATCTGAAGATTTTCTTTGTTTGTATGTGCTTCTTCTATCATAAATTCAGACTCATAATAATCACCTTTATCTTGATCCCAAAAAGTTAATTTTGCATTTGGTGGATTATCAGCAAAGCTGTCTGAAATATCAGATTCAGTAGACCACAAACTAACAAATCTATTGGCAGTGAGTGATTCTGATTTTGCTTTTCCATGCTGTACTTTGTAATAAATCGAGGGATTGTTAATAGTGATGATTGCGGTCCCGTTTTCCTGGCCTTTAGAATCAATTTTTATCTCGTTTATCGTAACAATGATATCCTTAGAAGAATTTTTTTTAGCACCAACCATGGAAATAGCTGGATTGGCGAGCATTGCTCCTAAGATAAATGTGATGGCTATCTTTTTCATGATTCATCTCCTTTTTGAAAGTTATGCTAAGAATATTGTTAATTTATTTTGATCGCTATCTAATGATATGTAAATTTAATAAAATAAATGTTAATATAATGAATTTAAATAAAACTGTTGATTTTCTGGTACATTCAAATTGCTCATTTATCTCAGGTAAACTGCGCGCTTCTCACTGCCATAAAATTCAATGTTTTGATTCAGCACGGGCATAATTAACATTTCGTTAACTTTTATCCCTTCATAATGCAATCGCTATTCTAATTGCAATCAAGAAAGCTGATCATCATGATTCATAGGCAATTGATATTCTGGACTATTTTTACTGTCTATCTTTGCATAACATCCACACAAGCATCGCAATTACCCATCAACAGTGACTATCTTGCACGCATGAGATACGCGCAAGGTAAAATCGAAAATTTTAGAAAAAAAACCAATCGCACAATAAAAGCACAACCCAATACAATTAATTTAATCCTCACAGATATTGAAAAATCCAGACAGATACATGAACAAACTCTACCTCCTGCCTTTCTAGCTCCTCAGACAAAATACTCGCCTATCAATTT
This window harbors:
- a CDS encoding ribonuclease D, which produces MTTHSIPDIHFHQGDLPDSVQFKDSVAVDTEAMGLNIHRDQLCVVQLSAGDGVCHVVQLDRKTYDAPNLKRILADPNLTKIFHFARFDVTAISKYLGVMCMPLYCTKIASKLSRTYTDKHGLKDLCLEILGIEISKQQQTSDWGAYELSPDQLTYAATDVLYLHKLKASLEEKIEREGRTELAKACFDFLPVRSRLDALGFVSPDIFQH